In the Arachis stenosperma cultivar V10309 chromosome 8, arast.V10309.gnm1.PFL2, whole genome shotgun sequence genome, ttttgaaaaataccttTGTCATCCTAAATGTATTATTTACATACGTTTATATGATGCGATATtaagtatttatatatttactGCTTGATAAAATTTTCTATAATCCTGTTTTACAACACCTAATGAAAAGTTGAAAACACATTACATTAGATAGAATCCAATCTATGATATGTGAACTTAATTAGATTATAGGTTGACAACTAAAACCAAATTCACAAAACAGATTTGTTAGAGAATTAATTTTTCCTTTTAACCATCCAATAATCAatcaataaaatagtagatGATCAAAGTTTTAAGGTTGAGTTGTTATtctagagagaaaaagagaatattgattaattattggtaaaaaaaaataatttccatATTTTCGTTCCATTATCAGAATATATGCCTTTTAAACATggttaaataaaattttaattctgaTCAAgtatgtgatttttttttcttgtccatataatcctttttctttctaattttggATCAAAAAAGTTAAATTTGCAAGATGTaagtttgaaaattaaataaaataaaatagatacaatacattttgtttaaattttggttttatttttatatttttaatatataaaatagtgattttttattttaatattacaAAACAGTATATGAATTCATACATATCGATAAACGGTATTTTAGGAAAAGTTAAGAATTGACAATATGCTTCTAGTAAATTgtatttttacaaataaaaaatatctttttataatatacgTTCTCacagattatttttttatgaataaaatataattttttctataATATTTCCTATAAATTATGGAAACTATTCTAATGAGCTATAGCTTAAAAGATATAGTTTTTCTATATTCATTTAAGAGGTTACGTTGTGGATTTGAGTTTTTCTATctttgataatatatatatatatatatatatatatatatatatatatataaacgcttccaaaattttattaaatattaaatcaCCCAACATTTAAGATATTCAccaacattaaaaaaaatatgaaaaaaaaaagccaatTCACATACTTCATCTTTCACAACAGTTAGGCTATCAATAATTTAAGAAAATCTATAAAGAGAACAATGAACATTTTCATATTTGCAAGGGATTTGAGATAAGATTATTGGATGTGATGATGAGATCACACCATAATTTCAGCGTGAGATTTGATCTTCAATCTTCCAACATATCTCATCTTCGCAACCTTCGATATTTAATTAGGTCGTTGTCGTTTTCCATCTTCTCTAACATGGAATTCCCAAAATTAATTCCCATTATTCTTAAAACAAATCTCAAAGTATTCTTTTTGTTGGATACAACTTGGTGTACGTGTCAATTATCAAATAGCCAGGGCCAGGTAGTattaaactattaataattCTTTTGGTTCTTAGTTTATATTACAAgttattgatgatttttcttttcttttttgttaaaTGTATAAATAATAATGTTTTAAAGGTGAAACTTCTTATCAATGTTTCATTGACATGTCTCTTAAGATGCTTAAGTTAGCTTAgaatatataacataaatagAGATAGAGCATAAAATTATGAGTAGTATATTTTGCATAATATAAAGATCTAAATTATCACAACATGAAATAATGATTAACCCCCACACGAAATTCTAAATCTGATTtcgtataataataataataataatagggGGTGGTCATGATTGCCATCACTCCCTTTTTTAGTTGACACAATTAACACCAATTAGCTTAATATAGTAGATagtagtaaaataaaaaaatgaaaaaaaaagaagagaaaagtaaaattaaaaaaaaaaatacaaatggCAATCTCTTTACACACATGTATGGCGATCTCAAAATATAAGTAGAAATTGGGAAAATTAGgaacttaatttaatttaatttaattgaagGCTTGTTGTGAGGGGGACATTGATAGCACTTTGCAAAGAGTCCGAAAGTGTTGATTTGGTGAATGAAATTAAGCATACTTGCCCATCCTCCCAACCCAAACCCTGCCACCAAAACCCATACCACCACAAACACATTCATGGAGTACAATCCTACCCAACCTCCTAACATTGATGGTGGTCTCTCCACAGCATTCTGTCCAAAGTTtgccaaaaaagaaaaaaatataattaacttgtTACATTAATAATAAGCACCTAGTTCatcaacaaaagaaaatttaattaattaaaggaATGCATGTATGTACAGGTGAAAATTCACAAGTAACTGTCTTTGTatgaaattaatagttaaaaattattaaatgatTTGACAAATTTAATTAGAATGTCATTGACTTCTTTAAatccttatactttttttctctttcaattgGATTTCgatactatttttaattttatatttaggtccttgttaatataaaaaatattagaattaatagaatattttttctGTAATTTAAAAGTATTCACAATTAAAAACCTAATTAGATCTTTGACCATAAATTTTTTGGGAggaatattctattaattttaacatttttgacataaaaaaatctaattacaaaattaaaaacagtatAGGGAtctaatttaaaagaaaaaaaaatataagaatctAGTTACAAATTCAGTAAAACTatagaaataaaaagaataattaaaccaTTAAAATACAatgtatatataatagaaaCTCACGTGTAATTGTCTTTGTATGAAATTAATAGTTGAAAATCATTAAGAGTTTGTTTGAAAATCATTTAATATGAGAAAAGAATTCTATTTCCTTTAAGAAAAGAATtaatttctaattaaaatttaattctatGATTTAGAATGATTAGAATGTATTAATTGGATAGAATTTAAGGTTGAAGAGTGTGTGAGTAGATTTAAAAATCAGACTCCTTTTGATCTGATTcacaaatgaaaaaaaaatgagaattgAAATTCTCAAAAAGATTCAAATCATTCATTTTTAACACTTTTGAGTGAATTTTAATTCTTAACATTCTAAACAAAATCTAAATGATTTGAGAGATTTAACTAGAATGCGACTGACCTCTCTAGCAGGGGCGGGAGCGAAAGTGATCATGTGAGCCAAGGCAGGGATGATGTAAACAGTGAAGCTGACCAAGAGAGATCCAACGGTTGAATTGATGGGACCAAAGAAGGGGAATATGATTGCAAGGAACCAAATTGGTACGACCACAGGAAGCCTGGCCAATGCTCTCTTGAACAAGCTCTTCGTCTCATGAACACCAATGAATTTCTCCCACACAAAGTATAGTGGGGTGCATGCAAACCCAAATGTTATGAACTGGTGAATCAGCATCAAAATTACGGCTGTGTCCCTGAACCCTGTTCTTGGGAGCAATGAGAGTGCATTTGCATGTGTTAGAAGCAGATCTCCAAATGCCCAATACACTGCTGAAGCTGATGGCAATGTTAGTGTCAACACATACAATGTTGCTATCAGATATATCATCTTAAACTTCTGTGGCTTCCACATTGCATGCATAATTTCCCTACATTAACATAATATATATCAGTCAGATTCATCTTTCTAATTGTTTTTATgtgaagatattttttttattattaagtgaTGAATTATACAGTTTGATTTTGATATGTTATAAAAgcattattattttgtttaatttgttatttttttacataaattaCGCTTTTAAAGTGTGACTAAACATATATTATCGTCTAATTAGCAGAATAACCAATTTGATtcattattgtattttttaaagactaatttaaaacgttttattttttaagactAAATTAAAGCATAAATTAAACATTAGAATACTCTAATCCTCACACTGTAACAGCATGTCCACCAAAAGTGTAGAGAATGTTTGTAGCACCGGTGAAATAGAGAACCAACTTGGTTGGCCCTGAGTGCTTCACCCCTTCAACcttggtttaaaaaaaaaaaatttatttattattagcaTGTGTATGAGAATATGATTTTGAGTAAggtttgaattgaattaaatttacCTGGCCGTGCATAAGGGAAGCTATGGTCATGTACCATGCTGTGTAAGTAGTCATTAACAAACCCAAGAATGACCATATCCTATAATTGTGGAAAGATGG is a window encoding:
- the LOC130943644 gene encoding auxin transporter-like protein 3, whose product is MASEKVETVVAGNYLEMEREEEDSKSAASKLSSLIWHGGSVYDAWFSCASNQVAQVLLTLPYSFSQLGMVSGIIFQLFYGLMGSWTAYLISVLYVEYRTRKEREKVDFRNHVIQWFEVLDGLLGKHWRNLGLFFNCTFLLFGSVIQLIACASNIYYINDNLDKRTWTYIFGACCATTVFIPSFHNYRIWSFLGLLMTTYTAWYMTIASLMHGQVEGVKHSGPTKLVLYFTGATNILYTFGGHAVTVEIMHAMWKPQKFKMIYLIATLYVLTLTLPSASAVYWAFGDLLLTHANALSLLPRTGFRDTAVILMLIHQFITFGFACTPLYFVWEKFIGVHETKSLFKRALARLPVVVPIWFLAIIFPFFGPINSTVGSLLVSFTVYIIPALAHMITFAPAPARENAVERPPSMLGGWVGLYSMNVFVVVWVLVAGFGLGGWASMLNFIHQINTFGLFAKCYQCPPHNKPSIKLN